The proteins below are encoded in one region of Scomber japonicus isolate fScoJap1 chromosome 2, fScoJap1.pri, whole genome shotgun sequence:
- the LOC128376039 gene encoding E3 ubiquitin-protein ligase TRIM21-like, with amino-acid sequence MKRSCPSGHEKSKRKQHKSELQEQQADMSAASCLRSEDQFLCSICLDVFTDPVTTPCGHNFCKNCINEHWNSKDHYLCPMCTNVFYTRPELLVNTLLSEVVSQFRQEAQQKASSSSSEQQAAKPGEVPCDVCTGTKLKALKSCLVCLTSYCETHLEPHLTASGMKRHQLMDPVENLEDRMCIKHDKPLELFCKTDQTCVCMLCSVLDHKTHDVVPLKEEYEGKKAELGKTEAEIQEMIQKRRLKIEEIKHSVDLSKEAADREKAEGVQVFTALKESVKRGKKKIINSINKRQKQTEKQAEDFIKELEQEISELNKRSSEVEKLSHSEDHLHVLQNFPSLKAAPPTKDWTEVSVRPSPYEGTVVKAVAQLEETLSKQMKKLFEAELKRIQQYAVDVTLDPDTAHPNLILSDDGKQVCCGDVKKNLPDNPKRFSPCPCVLGKQSLSSGRFYFEVQVKQKTKWDLGVARESINRKGKITASPRYGVWTIWLRNGNEYEACNNHPVDLSLKSRPQKVGVFVDYEEGLVSFYDVDAAALIYSFTSCSFTEKLYPFFSPCLNDSGKNSAPLIICPVNQTE; translated from the coding sequence atatgtctgctgccagctgtctgagatctgaagatcagtttctgtgctccatctgtctggatgtgttcactgatccagtcaccacaccatgtggacacaacttctgcaaaaactgcatcaatgaaCACTGGAACAGTAAAGACCATTACCTGTGTCCAATGTGTACAAATGTTTTCTACACAAGACCTGAACTTCTCGTCAACACATTGCTCTCTGAGGTTgtttctcagttcagacaggaagctcaacagaaagccagcagcagcagctcagagcaacaagctgccaaaccaggagaagttccctgtgacgtctgtactggaaccaaactgaaggccctgaagtcctgtctggtgtgtctgacctcctactgtgagactcacctggagcctcATCTGACAGCTTCAGGTatgaaaagacatcagctgatggaccctgtggagaacctggaagacaggatgtgtatAAAGCATGataaacctctggagctgttctgtaagaccgaccagacatgtgtctgcatgctctgctctgttttagaccacaagacacatgatgttgttcctctgaaagaagaatatgaaggaaagaaggcagagctggggaagacagaggctgaaattcaggagatgatccagaagagacgactgaagattgaagagatcaaacactcagttgacctcagtaaggaagctgcagacagagagaaagcagaaggtgttCAGGTCTTCACCGCTCTGAAGGAGTCTGTTAAGAgaggtaaaaagaaaatcatcaacTCAATTAACAAgaggcaaaaacaaacagagaaacaggctgaagacttcatcaaagagctggaacaggaaatctctgagctgaacaagagaagctctgaggtggagaagctctcacactctgaagaccACCTCCACGTCCTCCAAAACTTCCCATccctgaaagctgctccacccaccaaagactggacagaggtcAGCGTCCGTCCATCACCATATGAGGGGACTGTGGTGaaagctgtggctcagctggaggaaacgctcagtaaacagatgaagaagctgtttgaggctgagctgaagaggatccagcagtatgcagtggatgtgactcttgatcctgatacagcacatcctaatctcatcctgtctgatgatgggaaacaagttTGCTGTGGTGATGTGAAGAAGAATCTCCCAGACAACCCAAAGAGATTTTCTCCTTGTCCCTGTGTgttaggaaagcagagtttgtcttcaggcagattttactttgaggttcaggttaaaCAGAAGACTAAATGGGatttaggagtggccagagagtcgatCAACAGGAAGGGAAAAATCACAGCGAGTCCTCGGTATGGTGTCTGGACTATATggttgagaaatggaaatgagtatGAAGCTTGTAATAACCATCCAGTCgatctctctctgaagtctcgtcctcagaaggtgggggtgtttgtggattatgaggagggtctggtctccttttatgacgtagatgctgcagctcttatctactcctttactagctgctccttcactgagaaactctacccattCTTCAGTCCCTGTCTTAATGATAGTGGTAAAAACTCTgcccctctgatcatctgtcctgtcaatcaaactgagTAA